The following coding sequences lie in one Kribbella sp. NBC_00709 genomic window:
- a CDS encoding zinc-binding dehydrogenase yields the protein MRAAVVTEFGGPDVIETRELPDPEPAAGQVLVEVRTADVIFVETAIRRGQHSNFFDIEPPYVPGGTLGGQVRAVGPGVPADWIGKTVVGRSDGFGAHAELALTTTDLVEVPPELDLQTAVAVYGDGLTALMLEDLAPSMTGQDVLITASAGGMGLLLIQLAHQAGAHVIAAARGEEKLQLSRAQGADVLIDYSKPSWQKLVLEATNNRGAGIVFEGAGGELGAAAFSVVEDGGWFSAHGAPSGGFAPFDPAEAERRGVTVKGIMDLRADSTTTTITGADVIARAVAGDLSPVIDQVYDLDHLADAHRALENRTLRGKALISVSR from the coding sequence ATGCGTGCAGCAGTAGTCACCGAGTTCGGCGGCCCGGACGTGATCGAGACCCGCGAGCTGCCGGATCCCGAGCCCGCGGCCGGCCAGGTGCTGGTCGAGGTGCGGACCGCCGACGTCATCTTCGTCGAGACCGCGATCCGGCGTGGTCAACACAGCAACTTCTTCGACATCGAGCCCCCGTACGTCCCCGGAGGCACCCTGGGCGGACAGGTTCGCGCCGTCGGTCCCGGCGTACCGGCGGACTGGATCGGCAAGACCGTCGTCGGCCGGTCGGACGGGTTCGGCGCCCATGCCGAGCTCGCCCTGACCACGACCGATCTGGTCGAGGTGCCACCCGAGCTCGATCTGCAGACCGCGGTCGCGGTGTACGGCGACGGTCTGACCGCGCTGATGCTCGAGGACCTCGCGCCGTCGATGACCGGCCAGGACGTACTGATCACGGCATCGGCCGGCGGCATGGGGCTGCTCCTGATCCAGCTGGCACACCAGGCAGGAGCGCACGTGATCGCGGCCGCCCGCGGCGAGGAGAAGCTCCAGCTGAGCCGAGCCCAGGGAGCCGACGTACTGATCGACTACAGCAAGCCGTCCTGGCAGAAGTTGGTGCTCGAGGCAACGAACAACCGTGGTGCCGGCATCGTCTTCGAAGGCGCCGGCGGTGAGCTCGGAGCGGCCGCTTTCAGTGTGGTCGAGGACGGCGGCTGGTTCTCCGCGCACGGTGCGCCGAGCGGCGGTTTCGCCCCCTTCGATCCGGCCGAAGCCGAGCGTCGCGGCGTCACGGTGAAGGGCATCATGGATCTCCGCGCCGACTCGACCACCACGACGATCACCGGCGCCGACGTGATCGCCCGCGCCGTCGCGGGCGACCTGTCACCGGTCATCGACCAGGTCTACGACCTGGACCATCTGGCCGATGCACACCGGGCTCTGGAGAACCGCACCTTGCGAGGCAAGGCCCTGATCAGTGTCAGTCGCTGA
- a CDS encoding DEAD/DEAH box helicase translates to MFDAVFVPADPPRAGRLALYGDLTAAGEQPDGTVELVLPRGPAVRRTTVPARLLSIPELLTRLTAPGVEGSDSWAAWRAAGLAGLVLIGRGRLVPDRSPEGYGAWRVAPLDPIDHAWLRNLSAAMPAYGHALPIEGTRPVRLVDPEQLVRAFWDALADTIVRTPAAAVATRPGAAPFAATDPTSLPGPSNWLDETALAEEAGARLVLRIEPPEDEDSFRGVLQLRSGLDPSLLVDVADMWNAPAAVLTALGERAETDLLLALRRGARVWPPLGSALRDAAPEEVPIDDEALEELAEGSSALEGAGIEVLWPTDLFAGELAVRGSVATPTPGAITGPDFSLHDLVAFRWRPTLDGQDLTEAEVGALAEAKRPMIRMRGRWIRVDQDVVRRLRNGSTRKLTGAEALGAALTGTIDVDGELVPFDADGSLAAMLTRLRTGEEPAPFTDPVGLRATLRDYQRRGVAWMAQLANLGLGGCLADDMGLGKTIQVIALHLQLERRGPTLVVCPSTLLGTWEREFERFAPDVPTRRYHGAGRTLSDIAPEEVVLTTYGVVRQDHRVLGEVAWGLAVADEAQHAKNPLSRTARALRTLPSATRIALTGTPVENRLSELWSILDWAAPGLLGTLDRFRHDVAVPVERFHDEEATARLARVTRPFLLRRRKIDPGIAPELPQKSERDVVVPLTVEQATLYQAVAKETLAKIEEAEGIARRGLVLSLLTQLKQVCNHPAQFLHEPGPLERRSGKLAALDELLDVILAEGESVLIFSQYVEMCRLIEAHLAARQIKTLFLHGGIGVRKREQLVSQFQAGEAPVFLLSLKAGGVGLTLTQATHVVHYDRWWNPAVEDQATDRAYRIGQDRPVQVHRLVTENTLEDRISTVINAKRDLADAVVGSGEAWLSELSDTELTELVELSTTPAKSGSASAYNPSAIGKSAGADDD, encoded by the coding sequence ATGTTCGACGCCGTCTTCGTCCCCGCCGACCCGCCGCGCGCGGGCCGGCTGGCGCTGTACGGCGACCTGACCGCAGCCGGCGAGCAGCCCGACGGCACGGTCGAGCTCGTCCTCCCCCGCGGCCCAGCAGTCCGCCGTACGACGGTCCCCGCCCGCCTCCTCTCCATCCCCGAGTTACTCACCCGTCTGACCGCCCCAGGGGTAGAGGGATCGGACAGTTGGGCGGCTTGGCGGGCGGCTGGGCTGGCTGGGTTGGTGTTGATCGGGCGCGGGCGGCTAGTGCCGGATCGGAGCCCGGAGGGGTACGGCGCCTGGCGCGTGGCTCCACTCGATCCGATCGACCACGCCTGGCTGCGAAACCTGAGCGCCGCGATGCCGGCGTACGGTCACGCCCTGCCGATCGAGGGCACCCGCCCCGTCCGGCTGGTCGACCCCGAGCAACTCGTCCGCGCGTTCTGGGACGCGCTCGCCGACACCATCGTCCGTACGCCGGCAGCAGCCGTCGCGACTCGCCCTGGCGCCGCGCCGTTCGCCGCCACCGACCCGACCAGCCTGCCCGGACCGTCCAACTGGCTCGACGAGACCGCCCTCGCCGAGGAAGCCGGCGCTCGCCTCGTCCTCCGGATCGAACCACCCGAGGACGAGGATTCGTTCCGAGGCGTGCTGCAGCTGCGCAGCGGACTCGACCCGAGCCTGCTGGTCGACGTCGCGGACATGTGGAACGCACCTGCCGCGGTGCTCACGGCTCTCGGCGAGCGCGCGGAGACCGATCTCCTCCTCGCTCTCCGCCGCGGCGCGAGAGTCTGGCCGCCGCTGGGCAGCGCGCTGCGCGACGCGGCGCCGGAAGAGGTTCCGATCGACGACGAGGCGCTGGAAGAGCTCGCCGAGGGAAGCAGCGCGTTGGAAGGCGCCGGCATCGAGGTCCTCTGGCCGACCGACCTGTTCGCCGGCGAGCTGGCCGTCCGCGGTTCCGTCGCCACTCCGACGCCAGGCGCGATCACCGGTCCTGACTTCAGCCTGCACGATCTGGTCGCGTTCCGCTGGCGACCAACGCTCGACGGCCAGGACCTGACCGAAGCCGAAGTCGGCGCGCTCGCGGAAGCCAAGCGGCCGATGATCCGGATGCGCGGCCGGTGGATCCGCGTCGACCAGGACGTCGTTCGGCGGCTCCGCAACGGTTCGACCCGCAAACTCACCGGCGCCGAGGCGCTCGGTGCCGCCTTGACCGGGACCATCGACGTCGACGGCGAGCTCGTCCCGTTCGACGCGGACGGTTCGCTGGCCGCGATGCTCACGCGGCTGCGGACAGGCGAGGAGCCGGCCCCGTTCACCGATCCCGTCGGCCTGCGCGCGACTCTCCGCGACTACCAGCGGCGCGGTGTCGCGTGGATGGCGCAGCTCGCGAACCTCGGCCTCGGTGGCTGCCTCGCCGACGACATGGGGCTGGGCAAGACGATCCAGGTGATCGCGCTGCATCTTCAACTGGAGCGACGCGGCCCGACACTGGTCGTCTGCCCGTCGACCTTGCTCGGCACGTGGGAGCGCGAGTTCGAGCGATTCGCCCCCGACGTGCCGACCCGGCGCTATCACGGTGCGGGCCGGACGCTCAGCGACATCGCCCCCGAAGAGGTGGTGCTCACGACGTACGGCGTGGTGCGTCAGGACCACCGCGTCCTCGGCGAGGTGGCGTGGGGCCTGGCCGTCGCGGACGAGGCCCAGCACGCGAAGAACCCGTTGTCCCGCACGGCTCGCGCGTTGCGAACGTTGCCCTCAGCAACCAGGATCGCGCTGACCGGGACGCCGGTGGAGAATCGGCTCTCCGAGTTGTGGTCGATCCTCGACTGGGCAGCGCCGGGGTTGCTCGGGACGCTCGACCGGTTCCGGCACGATGTCGCCGTACCGGTGGAGCGGTTCCACGACGAGGAGGCGACCGCGCGACTCGCCCGGGTGACGCGGCCGTTCCTGCTGCGACGGCGCAAGATCGACCCGGGCATTGCTCCGGAGCTACCGCAGAAGTCCGAGCGCGACGTCGTCGTACCGCTCACCGTCGAGCAGGCCACGCTCTACCAGGCGGTGGCGAAGGAGACGCTCGCCAAGATCGAGGAGGCGGAGGGCATCGCGCGGCGTGGGCTGGTGCTCAGTCTGCTCACCCAGTTGAAGCAGGTGTGCAACCATCCGGCGCAGTTCCTGCACGAGCCCGGTCCGCTGGAGCGACGCTCGGGCAAGCTCGCCGCCCTGGACGAACTGCTCGACGTGATCCTGGCCGAGGGCGAGTCGGTGCTGATCTTCAGTCAGTACGTCGAGATGTGCCGGCTGATCGAAGCGCATCTGGCGGCGCGGCAGATCAAGACGTTGTTCTTGCACGGCGGGATCGGAGTGCGGAAGCGCGAGCAACTGGTCTCCCAGTTCCAGGCGGGCGAGGCGCCGGTGTTCCTGTTGTCGCTGAAGGCGGGCGGCGTCGGGCTGACGCTGACGCAGGCCACGCATGTCGTGCACTACGACCGCTGGTGGAACCCTGCGGTCGAGGACCAGGCGACCGACCGCGCGTACCGGATCGGTCAGGATCGCCCGGTGCAGGTCCACCGCCTCGTCACCGAGAACACCCTGGAAGACCGCATCTCGACTGTCATCAACGCCAAACGCGACCTCGCCGACGCCGTGGTCGGCTCGGGCGAGGCATGGCTGAGTGAGCTCTCCGACACCGAGTTGACCGAGCTCGTCGAGCTGTCGACCACCCCGGCCAAGTCGGGTTCAGCAAGCGCCTACAACCCTTCTGCCATTGGGAAATCGGCAGGTGCCGACGATGACTGA
- a CDS encoding SWIM zinc finger family protein: MTEEDRVPWQGWRRKGEDAGLPAAKGPGSRRPFGATWWGRAWLEALEQRARLDPGRLSRGRSYARRGSVVELTVSPGEVEAVVQGSRTTPYQVTVRIRAFSSAEWGSVLDVVSAQIGRVAALLDGELPPEVIDDVRDAGLELLPGAGEVLTHCTCPDFAVPCKHSAAVCYLIADALDDDPFALLLLRGRRKDDLLTALRTRRGTTSTTTVVPRTPPPAGIPAIAAFTSLELRTGGAMPVPAPPRPLGAPGVPAAVRVLDPPRSSGVDVRDLVALATDAARRAWELASGDGDGGLDLTFEQDLARRAANALGTPELADLAHRAGITARQLTTWAVAWREAGPGGLAVTVDEPTDVAPEALAEAIGALPHATIEANRVTAGKLQLRLGPDNLWYRFDQHFNDWTLTRPPAPDPHDLL, encoded by the coding sequence ATGACTGAGGAGGATCGGGTGCCGTGGCAGGGGTGGCGGCGGAAGGGTGAGGATGCCGGGTTGCCCGCGGCGAAGGGGCCGGGGAGCCGGCGGCCGTTCGGGGCGACGTGGTGGGGTCGCGCGTGGTTGGAGGCGCTGGAGCAGCGGGCCCGGCTCGATCCGGGGCGCCTGTCGCGTGGACGGTCGTACGCGCGGCGCGGGAGTGTCGTCGAGCTGACGGTCAGCCCGGGTGAGGTCGAGGCGGTCGTGCAGGGCAGCCGCACCACGCCGTACCAGGTGACTGTCCGGATCCGCGCGTTCTCGAGCGCCGAGTGGGGCTCGGTGCTGGACGTGGTCTCGGCACAGATCGGCCGGGTCGCGGCGCTGTTGGACGGTGAGCTGCCGCCCGAGGTCATCGACGACGTCCGGGACGCCGGGCTCGAGCTTCTGCCCGGCGCCGGCGAGGTCCTCACGCACTGCACCTGCCCCGACTTCGCCGTTCCCTGCAAGCACTCGGCCGCCGTCTGCTACCTGATCGCAGACGCCCTCGACGACGACCCGTTCGCCCTCCTCCTACTCCGCGGCCGCCGCAAGGACGACCTCCTCACAGCCCTCCGCACCCGCCGAGGCACCACCTCGACCACAACCGTCGTACCCCGCACTCCCCCACCCGCCGGCATCCCCGCCATAGCTGCCTTCACCTCCCTCGAGCTACGGACTGGTGGTGCTATGCCAGTGCCCGCGCCACCCAGGCCGCTCGGCGCACCTGGGGTGCCGGCGGCGGTGCGGGTGCTGGATCCGCCGCGTTCGTCCGGGGTCGACGTACGGGATCTGGTCGCGCTGGCAACCGACGCGGCCCGCCGCGCCTGGGAGCTGGCGTCGGGCGACGGAGACGGCGGCCTCGACCTGACCTTCGAGCAGGACCTCGCCCGCCGAGCAGCCAACGCCCTCGGTACGCCGGAACTCGCCGACCTGGCCCACCGCGCCGGCATCACCGCCCGCCAACTCACCACCTGGGCCGTCGCCTGGCGCGAAGCAGGCCCCGGCGGCCTGGCCGTCACCGTCGACGAGCCAACAGATGTCGCCCCCGAAGCCCTGGCCGAAGCAATCGGAGCCCTCCCCCATGCCACGATCGAAGCCAACCGAGTAACCGCCGGCAAGCTCCAACTCCGCCTGGGCCCCGACAACCTCTGGTACCGCTTCGACCAACACTTCAACGACTGGACCCTCACCCGCCCACCAGCCCCGGACCCCCACGACCTCCTCTAA
- a CDS encoding iron chaperone, with protein MADKFTTVDEYISSFPSDVAEILQGVRRTIRAVVPEAGEKISYQIPTITLDDKPLLYFSGWKSHIALYPLPLSTTPSRPPSSLTAPAKAP; from the coding sequence ATGGCGGACAAATTCACGACCGTGGACGAGTACATCTCGTCCTTCCCGTCCGACGTAGCCGAGATCCTGCAGGGGGTACGCCGCACCATCCGGGCCGTCGTACCCGAGGCGGGCGAGAAGATCAGCTACCAGATCCCCACCATCACCCTCGACGACAAACCGCTCCTCTACTTCAGCGGCTGGAAATCACACATCGCCCTCTACCCGCTCCCACTCTCGACGACGCCCTCACGACCGCCATCGAGCCTTACCGCTCCGGCAAAGGCACCCTGA
- a CDS encoding maleylpyruvate isomerase N-terminal domain-containing protein: MVTAEDLQAAVDCVIGALRPAVDADWAVPAGSIEWSCRATAEHIGQAHLHWASQLAVRARTKYVRWSAEAQELAPPAGVLDFVEAAGRILALVVQASPAGTRAFHPWGIGDPEGFAAMGCVEALVHGQDLASGLGRDFEPPSELCERVLARLFAHEPRGADDPWLALRWLTGRTSIPGRPSPESWKWRPAPLDETWNPAPVADPMPFTPLSR, encoded by the coding sequence GTGGTCACGGCCGAGGATCTCCAAGCGGCGGTCGATTGCGTGATCGGTGCGTTGCGGCCGGCGGTGGACGCCGACTGGGCCGTCCCGGCGGGGTCGATCGAGTGGAGTTGCCGGGCAACGGCTGAGCACATCGGGCAGGCACACCTGCATTGGGCCTCGCAGCTCGCTGTGCGGGCGCGGACGAAGTACGTCCGGTGGTCGGCCGAGGCTCAGGAGCTGGCGCCGCCGGCCGGGGTGCTCGACTTCGTCGAGGCCGCGGGGCGGATCCTTGCGCTTGTGGTCCAGGCGAGTCCGGCCGGGACACGTGCCTTCCATCCGTGGGGGATCGGCGATCCGGAGGGCTTCGCGGCGATGGGGTGTGTGGAGGCGCTGGTGCACGGACAGGACCTGGCAAGCGGCCTGGGCCGCGACTTCGAACCGCCGTCCGAGCTGTGCGAGCGTGTGCTGGCCCGGCTCTTCGCTCACGAGCCGCGCGGTGCGGACGACCCCTGGCTCGCGTTGCGCTGGCTGACTGGGCGGACGTCGATCCCGGGCAGGCCGTCCCCGGAGTCGTGGAAGTGGCGCCCGGCACCGCTGGACGAGACATGGAACCCTGCGCCGGTCGCCGACCCGATGCCGTTCACACCGTTGAGCCGCTAG
- a CDS encoding GDSL-type esterase/lipase family protein, which translates to MPFEPGEVVAPSDPRIVLEGQWGQQPGVAITVNSGSRISFSYAGERLQLLFDTDGLTVAPHLWITVDDGDPQLHVIEGPVIELSAPDGRHQVEVVVKDVNEHANRWNPPFGCAVVFAGLVLDVNTRLRLSGRPDGPRLEFYGDSITQGVRSLSVHPESEGADGTTSYAYLTARAFGATSYQVGFGSQGISKPGNGEVPAGVDSFGWNFAGSPAERVTPPDVVVINLGVNDPTLEVEEYAGYVRRVRAAYPSTTIVSLTPFNGKHADTIQAAVKSLDDPNLVCIDSTGWITEDDCTDLVHPTVAGHAKIAANLVDALAEQTSLRRAV; encoded by the coding sequence GTGCCGTTCGAGCCTGGCGAGGTCGTCGCCCCGTCCGATCCGCGCATCGTCCTGGAAGGACAGTGGGGACAGCAGCCCGGCGTGGCGATCACGGTGAACTCCGGTTCGCGGATCTCGTTCTCGTACGCGGGTGAGCGGCTGCAGCTGCTGTTCGACACCGACGGGCTCACTGTCGCGCCGCACCTGTGGATCACTGTCGACGACGGTGATCCACAGCTGCACGTGATCGAGGGACCGGTCATCGAGCTGTCCGCGCCGGACGGCCGGCACCAGGTCGAGGTCGTGGTCAAGGACGTGAACGAGCACGCGAACCGGTGGAACCCGCCGTTCGGGTGCGCGGTCGTGTTCGCCGGTCTGGTGCTCGACGTGAACACGCGGCTCCGGCTGAGCGGCCGGCCCGACGGTCCACGGCTTGAGTTCTACGGCGACTCGATCACGCAGGGCGTGCGCTCGTTGAGCGTGCACCCGGAGTCCGAGGGCGCCGACGGTACGACGTCGTACGCCTATCTGACCGCGCGGGCGTTCGGCGCGACGTCGTACCAGGTCGGGTTCGGGAGCCAGGGGATCAGCAAGCCGGGGAACGGCGAGGTGCCGGCCGGGGTGGACTCGTTCGGCTGGAACTTCGCCGGCTCGCCGGCCGAGCGGGTGACGCCGCCCGACGTGGTCGTGATCAACCTCGGGGTGAACGATCCGACGCTCGAGGTCGAGGAATACGCAGGCTATGTACGACGGGTGCGGGCGGCGTATCCGTCGACGACGATCGTCTCGCTCACGCCCTTCAACGGGAAGCACGCGGACACGATCCAGGCCGCGGTGAAGTCCCTCGACGACCCGAACCTGGTCTGCATCGACTCGACCGGCTGGATCACCGAGGACGACTGCACCGACCTCGTCCACCCGACGGTTGCCGGCCACGCGAAGATCGCGGCAAACCTTGTCGATGCGTTGGCGGAACAGACCTCGCTCCGCCGGGCCGTTTGA
- a CDS encoding TrmH family RNA methyltransferase translates to MTVHNARSIGAQHPRVRDLLTLRKDGSPGRIMVEGSWEHDRLLTTTATIQAFFWCPEVATAEVHRIAERATEVYRISEKLLARLSRKTRSDGLISIARLPEWRPHAFRFTNESLVLVADGVEYAGNLGTLIRTADAANADCLVLTSRRARPTHPTVYSASRGTVLSTPILEFDDIASAAAWLRSHRFRVHLADPAATGTYRVPQYDGPTAFVVGSEGSGLSREWHDEGFDAVSIPMLGQADSLNVALSAGILLFEARARKAGW, encoded by the coding sequence ATGACTGTGCACAACGCGCGTTCCATCGGCGCGCAACATCCCCGTGTCCGTGACCTGCTGACCCTGCGGAAGGACGGTTCACCCGGCCGGATCATGGTCGAAGGCAGTTGGGAACACGACCGCCTACTCACCACCACGGCCACCATCCAGGCCTTCTTCTGGTGCCCCGAGGTCGCCACCGCGGAGGTCCACCGGATCGCCGAACGCGCCACCGAGGTGTACCGCATCTCGGAGAAGCTGCTCGCCCGCCTCTCCCGCAAGACCCGGTCCGACGGCCTGATCTCGATCGCGCGGCTGCCGGAGTGGCGGCCGCACGCGTTCCGCTTCACCAACGAGTCGCTGGTGCTGGTCGCGGACGGCGTCGAGTACGCCGGCAACCTCGGCACCCTGATCCGGACGGCGGACGCCGCCAACGCCGACTGCCTCGTCCTGACCAGCAGGCGAGCCCGGCCGACGCATCCGACCGTGTACTCCGCGAGCCGGGGCACTGTCCTGTCGACACCGATTCTGGAGTTCGACGACATCGCCTCGGCGGCGGCGTGGTTGCGAAGCCACCGCTTCCGCGTCCACCTCGCGGACCCGGCGGCAACGGGCACCTACCGCGTTCCGCAGTACGACGGGCCGACGGCGTTCGTGGTCGGTTCGGAGGGCTCGGGGCTGTCGCGGGAGTGGCACGACGAGGGGTTCGACGCGGTGTCGATCCCGATGCTCGGGCAGGCGGATTCGCTCAACGTCGCGCTGTCGGCCGGCATCCTGCTGTTCGAAGCGCGGGCTCGGAAGGCGGGCTGGTGA